In the bacterium genome, GACGACATCATATTCCCCAAGACGAAGGTCCTTAAGTATCTCGCCGCGTTCGAGGGAATGGACACCACTGTGGAGGTAATTCACCTTGATACCCACATCCTGTAGGTAATCTGTCAAATCCTCGGCCATCTTCTTGGTGAGTGTCGTGACAAGCGCTCTCTGGTTGTTCTTTACTCTTCCCTGCACTTCAGTGATCAAGTCATTGACCTGCCCCTCCGTCTTTCTGATAATTACTTCGGGGTCAATCAAACCAGTGGGACGAATAATCTGTTCCGCAATCTGCTCATTATTCTCAGCTTCAAAGGGACCAGGAGTAGCTGAAACAAAAACGACTTGCCCAACACGTGTATGAAATTCATCGAACTTCAAAGGACGATTATCCAATGCAGAGGGAAGGCGGAAGCCATAATCGATCAAAGTCTGCTTGCGCTGCCTGTCACCGTTATACATTGCGCGAACCTGCGGCAGAGTTTGGTGAGACTCATCGATGAAGGTAATGAAATCCTTAGGAAAGAAGTCGAGCAGCGTGTAAGGCGGTGTACCAGGATCTCTGCCATCGAAATATCTTGAATAGTTCTCTATGCCTGAGCAATAACCGAGTTCCTTCATCATCTCTATGTCAAACTCGGTCCGCTGTTGAATTCGTTGTGCTTCTATAAACTTATTCTGCGACTGGAATATTTCCACCCTTTCGTGCATTTCAGATCGGATTTCTTCGATAACTTCATCCATCTTATCCAAAGGGGTTACATAATGGGTCGCAGGGAAGATGCTTACCTGGTCTAATTCATCAAGAATTTCACCCGTTAGAGGGTCAAATAGGCGAATTCGTTCAACATCCTCTCCAAATAATTCTACGCGGGTGATGATTTCCTCGTCGGCAGGTTGAATTTCAAGGGTATCTCCCCTCATTCGGAAAGTTCCGCGACCAAGAACAAGATCATTCCGAGCAAATTGCATATCAATTAATCGCTTTAGAATTTCCTTCAGCTTAATCGTTTGACCCTTTGAGAATGTAAGGACACTTTCGAGGTATTCATCAGGTGAACCTAAACCATAAATACAAGAAACGCTTGCTATAACCACCGTATCCCGCCGCGTGAGTACAGCTTGCGTAGCGGCGTGTCGAAGGCGATCAATCTCATCATTAACTGAAGAATCCTTCTCGATATATGTATCACTTTGAGGCACGTAGGCTTCCGGCTGATAGTAGTCATAGTAGCTGATAAAGAAGTGGACTGCATTCTCAGGAAAGAAAGCACGGAATTCTTGGCAAAGCTGAGCCGCCAGTGTTTTGTTGTGAGCAATTACCAGGGCAGGACGTTGTAGACGCTCGATGACACTCGCCATCGTAAACGTCTTTCCTGTTCCGGTTGCTCCAAGCAGTGTTTGATATCTTAAATCACGGTTCAAGCCTTCAGCAAGCTGACCAATCGCTCTCGGCTGATCACCTTGCGGTGTGAAATCCGCTACTAGTTTGAATTTTTTATCGTCCATCTGCAAACCTTAGATCGTATAATGCAGTGCATTCTAAGGATCATTGTACCGCAGCTTAAAGTGTTGCTATCTTTTATCGGCAATAAACATTTTGTTGAAATCATAACTGTGACTTAGCGCATAATGCTGTTCATGCTTCTATAACTGAATATCAGATTGTCCAAGAAAAAGGTAAGCTTTATTTAGGAGAGTTTATATGATTATTCGCTTAGGACACAGCCCGGATTCAGATGACGCATTTATGTTTTGGGGACTTGCAACCGGTCAGATTGAAACCCCTCTCAAGTTCGAACATATTCTAGAAGATATTCAAACCCTCAATGATTGGGCTAAGATTGGTAAGCTTGAGGTGAGTGCGATTTCAGTCCATGCTTTTGCTTATGTTTCCGATAAATATGCTCTTCTTCGACATGGCGGCAGCTTTGGTGATGGATATGGCCCGATGCTTATCGCCCGAGAAAATATCCCCCTCGACAAGCTAAATAGTTACACAATCGCCATCCCAGGTCTTTTGACAAGCGCTTACCTTGCTCTGAGCCTCTTTCACCCAGGCCTTAAAACTGTCGTAATGGATTTTGATGAGATCATGCCCGCCGTCAAAAAAGGCACTGTTGATATCGGTCTTATCATCCATGAAGGGCAACTCACACATAAGAATGAGGATCTGGTCACCCTTGTTGATTTAGGCAAATGGTGGAAAGAAGATACCGGAGGCTTACCTCTCCCCCTCGGCGTCAATGTTGTAAGAAAAGACTTAGGCGAGAAAGTAATTACTGAAGCCTCCCGAGCTCTTCGCGCCAGCATTCAAACAAGTCTTGATAATCGTCAACAAGCGCTTGATTATGCCTTAAGTTTCGCCCGTGGTATGGATCGCCAAATCGCCGACCAATTCGTAGGTATGTACGTTAATGGTTTAACCTGCGATATGGGCGAGCGAGGACTAACAGCTATTAAAACTTTCTTAACCCGCGCAACCAAAGCCGGCCTCGTTCCACCAGTAGATATCGAAGCAATCGAATAGGCTTTAGCCAATTAAACCTCAGGGAAGGACTTCGGGTACAATATGTGCACTTTATGGGTGCTGAGGTATTCGAAATGAGTGATCTGGCAAGACCGAACGTAATGAAAGTTGAACCCTATGTGCCGGGGAAACCGATTGAAGAGGTGGAGCGTGAACTTGGGCTGACAAATGTTGTTAAGCTCGCTTCGAACGAAAATCCACTTGGCCCCTCGCCTAAGGCAATGGAAGCCGTTAAGAATGCCATTGAACGCATGCACATCTACCCTGATGGCGCTGCGTTTGAGTTTAAAAAAGCCCTTGCTCAACATTTCGATTTGCCTACTAACTACTTCTTCCCTGCTAACGGCTCGGATGAGATCATCCAGTTTATGGGATTAGCTTATCTGTGCCCTGATGACGAAGTCGTTATAGCCGAACCCTCATTCGCGCGATATTATGCCGTCGCAG is a window encoding:
- the uvrB gene encoding excinuclease ABC subunit UvrB, producing MDDKKFKLVADFTPQGDQPRAIGQLAEGLNRDLRYQTLLGATGTGKTFTMASVIERLQRPALVIAHNKTLAAQLCQEFRAFFPENAVHFFISYYDYYQPEAYVPQSDTYIEKDSSVNDEIDRLRHAATQAVLTRRDTVVIASVSCIYGLGSPDEYLESVLTFSKGQTIKLKEILKRLIDMQFARNDLVLGRGTFRMRGDTLEIQPADEEIITRVELFGEDVERIRLFDPLTGEILDELDQVSIFPATHYVTPLDKMDEVIEEIRSEMHERVEIFQSQNKFIEAQRIQQRTEFDIEMMKELGYCSGIENYSRYFDGRDPGTPPYTLLDFFPKDFITFIDESHQTLPQVRAMYNGDRQRKQTLIDYGFRLPSALDNRPLKFDEFHTRVGQVVFVSATPGPFEAENNEQIAEQIIRPTGLIDPEVIIRKTEGQVNDLITEVQGRVKNNQRALVTTLTKKMAEDLTDYLQDVGIKVNYLHSGVHSLERGEILKDLRLGEYDVVVGVNLLREGLDLPEVSLVAILDADKEGFLRSETSLIQTIGRAARNVNGQVIMYADNITGSMQRAINETNRRRKVQEEYNDKHGITPQTIIKEIRETVRAYKVAEDRAPYGSTKPKTDLDRIAFEDLPIVIAKLEAEMKKLSKELEFEQAADIRDEVKRLREVIEKTIPQLGSKRMSPKKGLYDK
- a CDS encoding MqnA/MqnD/SBP family protein, yielding MIIRLGHSPDSDDAFMFWGLATGQIETPLKFEHILEDIQTLNDWAKIGKLEVSAISVHAFAYVSDKYALLRHGGSFGDGYGPMLIARENIPLDKLNSYTIAIPGLLTSAYLALSLFHPGLKTVVMDFDEIMPAVKKGTVDIGLIIHEGQLTHKNEDLVTLVDLGKWWKEDTGGLPLPLGVNVVRKDLGEKVITEASRALRASIQTSLDNRQQALDYALSFARGMDRQIADQFVGMYVNGLTCDMGERGLTAIKTFLTRATKAGLVPPVDIEAIE